Genomic DNA from Paramisgurnus dabryanus chromosome 11, PD_genome_1.1, whole genome shotgun sequence:
TACTCCTGCATGGAGTATTTCTACTCTTCCTGTTGTCTCTTATACAGTAAGTACtgtaaatgaaaacaaacaatcctatttttatatcatttattatataaCATCAATTTTATGATACAACACATATATATCATATTGCTTACCTTTGAATCAGCGCTGCATTAGTGAGGAACTCTCGGTCTGTGCCTGAACCTGTGCACTGCCAATGGGGACCTTATGGAAGTTGGTCAGACTGTGACGGTTGCTCCAAAACACAGGTGGGACAATTTTTTATTCATGAATGCAAATCTTTTGCTTCAATTGTTTTCTTCCACTATTTTTTTTGCAGCATTTGCATGCTGCCTAGTTTCTCACATACATTAGCAGTATACTGAAACATGTGGGACACTTTCTTTGGGTGTAACAGACGCAGGTTCGATCCATTGCAGTTTACCCTCAGTTTAATGGTCGCCCTTGTACTGGAAGCCCATACCGCACACAAGCATGTTTTTCTAGCAAGGCCTGCCCCCTAGAAGAGGGCTGCGGAAAAAGGTTTCGCTGCCAGTCtggtaaatattttattaagatataaTTTTCCCTGTTTAAAATATTTGTCACTTACATCCTACATTTCTGTTTGAAGGAAAATGTATCAGTCCGTCTCTAGTATGTAATGGAGATCAGGACTGTGAAGAAGATGGTTTGGATGAAAAACAGAGTTGTATTGGTACAAAAATTTGTAGCCTGCAAAAGCCTCCGCCAAATGTAGAGCTCACAGGTCAAGGGTAATTACTCCTGACTTACATCCTCATTATATCAATTCAACTACACATGCAtacacaaagacacacacacccTTGCCTGGTTTATATGCCACTATGATTTTGTACATTTGCACCACAGGTTCGATGCAGTGAGCAGACAGCCAAGAGGAACAGTGATCAACACTAAAAGTTTTGGTGGTCTGTGTAGAAAGACCTTCAGTGGAGACCACAGTACAATATACAGAATTCCTCAAAGTGTGCTTAGATACACCTTTGAGGCAGGTGGGATCTAACAGTTAGAAGTCAGAAATATAAATGATGTGCAaggttcctgtagctcaactgatAGCACATTGCACTAGCAGTGCAAGTCACAAGTTCGGTTTCAAAGGAACACATGTATTGTTTAAATGtgatgcactgtaagttgctctGGATAGGTATGTGGCAAATGCATACATGCAATTTGGGAAAATGTCTGAATAGAAgacttaaaggcagggtgcatgatttatgggtcgggccgagtaccaaaacacatgTAGCCTATCAGCATTAaggagcgtgtctactaaccatcATCgctgcctgggttgcgtatgtgtggtgcgggtctatcaaaagaaggtgcAAATTTAATTGGGGTAGGCGCATGTTTgttaaggtgatttcaaatgtcaacattgcctTTCAGAGATAGTGCAACCCTGCCTTTAACAGAAACAGAGCGGTTATATAGGTTGGTTAATGATATAGgtgtggtttcctggacagggattatcctagtcccagaaaTTGCATGTTTGAGttgtcttaatttaaaaacaccttataCTCACATATCTTAacattcactgtaaaaattgaGAAGTTGGGTcaacttttttcaaattaaaatttcactttagaAGATTGAAGTAatgttgatccaactttttactGTGTACATCAGTgcctttgttttgtctcaagatgcacacctgtagtgttttagtttttttgtgtaaggtttgtttgtaaaaaaactacttaaatgtcctaataacttagtcctagtcctggattgatctaaaccctgtctgggaaaccacaccatagtgttttttatatatatatattggtaccaaatgtatacataaattTACCTAAAgtgtactgtcccagtgacagatGGGGTCCATATTTTAACCAAAAAGTGTCCATACagtatgttaaattgttcttctAATATTTTTCCCCCAGGTGacagcaaaaaatgatttttcagATGAATCTTTTGAAAGCTCTTGGCACTACTTTCATCACATTGAAAAACATAGTAAAACAACAGGCACAGATTATGGTCACGACGATTACACCTTCCACGATGAACTGCTACAGACACAGGTTAttgtatataaacatatataaagCCTGTCTGTATCATCTTTTTTCAGAACATCTGAATCATCATTCTTTGTTTAACCCTATAGTCCAAACGTCTGGTCATCGTTAAGAGTGATGTGGAAGTGGCCCAGTTTCAGAATCAGGCTCCAGAATATCTTCCTCTTTCAGAGGAGTTCTGGAAGGCTTTGCTCTCCCTGCCGGTTGCATACAATTATGCCGCCTACCGCAATGTGCTGGAGAGATTTGGGACGCATTACATTTCAGAGGGCACGCTTGGGGGGCAGTTAAACGTTTATCTGGCAATGAGTGAAGATCTCATTAATAAAATAAGTAAGTGACTTCtgtgtcacatttattttacgTGACAAGTTTCTAATTACGGAGCTGTCTAGTTACTAAACCATTTGACTATTCTGTTTTTTTGGGTTATAATATATAGAAACGGAAAAGAGAGACTATCAACATTGTGTCGTAACAACACATTCAATTCTGTTTTTCATCCGGTGGAGCACAACAAATTGTCAGGACGATTCTTATGAGAGGAACTATCACTTTTGTAAGTCATTTGGTAATGAATTAAAAAATGTCCTGCCTGCGTGTGATATACACTGATGCTATTACTGAACAACAACCATAATGTCCAAAATGTCTCCCAAACAGACGAAAAGATACCCAAAAGTGTGAAAAGGACAGATGTCATTGGTGGACATCCTGGACATATTGCAAAACTGTTAATGTTAAATGAAAGCACACCAAAAGAGAATGGCAGGGCTTTTTCTCAGTGGACTGGCTCAGTGAAGGATCAACCAACAGTCATCAAACAGAAGGTTAGATTAAATAACTCATTAAAGTAAGATTAATGTGTGCAACGTAATCTTAATCTTTTAGCGTAAGCTACGGACATTAACTGCGATGTAGTGCTGGCTTTAGAACTGAATTGGACCTTGAGACTGTTAGCAGCATTCATAAATGTACCTTTAAGCACTAGATAGACCTGAAATGTTTTGTATTGTGTTTGAAAATGTCTCATGAGCAGCTCAGACCTCTGCATGAGCTGGTGAAAGAGGTGTCGTGTGCGGGAGTGAAAAAGCATCACTTGAAACGTGCCATTGAGACGTACCTCAGCGAAAAGCATCCATGTCAATGCAGAGAATGCCAGAACAATGGACTGCGGGTGATTCTAGATGATGTCtgcaagtgtgtgtgcaaacctgGTACTGAAGGCAAAGCGTGTGAAATTGGGACACCATTAGATGAACAGCCAGgtaacaaaatattaaagtgTTATGCAATTTTGAATGGGTCTGTATTTATacaatacatttatttagtAATAAGATTCATGGACTGATGGATAGTTGCTGTGCTATGTATATATACTGGAGATGTTTGTTTAGAATGTTTTGAATTAAAAAGGACtctaaatattgttttaaaaaattttttggttAGGAAAACTATGGATAGACACACACAATCGCTGCGTTTAAAGGTGCAGTTCGTAAtgtttagaaggatctcttgacaaatgagaaatgcaaaataatatacaaaacgaTATTattaggggtgtataaagacctttttataatgcaccactatgtttttattaccttagaatgagacgtttttatctacatacaccgagggtccacttacgtggaagtcgccattttgtgccgccatgtttctacagaagcccttaacggacaaactttttactaagttgtctccgacaatgacattttttccggtggcggctaccgtagcttgtctatgcatttcaaaagcgaggagtgagcagtggactgagccgttggttgcaatttgcaagctcaccactagatgccgctaacttttacacactgcacctttaaactaaTCTATACTGGGTGTTTCAATGGTTAGGTCAAATGTGGACATTTTgaaggttaatttaaacccacacttgggtttgttcatattttatcCAGTCATAGGTTTAAacgacccagcattttttaaagtgtgtgcTTGTGATGTTTTTCTGTAGAAAACTATACTTGGTCCGACATACTGTATTATTACTTAATGAAATGACATTTAAAGGGTCATTCAGGGTCAGTGTAATCAGTTATTGTTCAAACAGACTGCCTGCCCATTCTGATGTCACGAATTTCAAATTtgttgctaatttttccgtgccattctcacggatctccgcattggCCCTgacacagactttcttttctgtggcattctcacagattggttactcaactgtttttcttaccattgtcttTGCTATTCCCTACCCAAAActaattctaaccccaacgccaggcgacaattgtttaaagtttagaaaatataaaagaatacatcagaaaaaatagtataaaccaatacttaaagtgacatgcTAACGCAAACattaaatctaaccctaaaccgaagcgacagtgatttgaaaataggaaaaagcagttgagtaaccaatccatgAGAAAGCCATGGAAAAGAAAGTCAGTGTCAGGGTCACgaaaaaatgcggagatccatgagaatgccacggaaaaattagcaaaaaattctgtgactatcccacggaactttgtgagatcatgttggccTGCCCATAtggcattttttatatataattttaaatatgttttaaaatacacaaaaaatgtttacaaaaaaatatttttcaccaatatatttttgaggcttttttttgtatattttgaaatatattttcaaaataaatatattttaaagcatgtaCATTCGCAATGCATTGGAAAAACTTTGCTtctgttacaaacctgtaaacataaaagattgaaaagttaaaattaaataaaaaaaaattaattgcaaaaatatacttataatatttataatattttatactttatgCATACTTTGTAACTTTTATGCATACTttgtaacttttattttataaaatatatattttaaaattttgccgtatgggttgtaaaatttgaaatgtatttgttgcccacTTGCCTCTGAAAAATGAAATATGTTATTTTATATGTTGACAAACGAAGGTCTAAGcaaaatatgatatattttcaaattcaaaaatatatttatttaagttttactttttacaagatgtatttagcatacatttaaaatttatttttggccaaagaaatttattttttggcgTATGGGTGGTGAATTTGTATCTTAGGTGTGATCCATGGAGACTGGGCTTGTTGGTCATCATGGAGCACATGCAGCGATGGTCAGAAAAGCAGGACCCGCTCCTGCAGTCGACCCATCCCACGAGGGGGTAAGGACTGTATTGGCAAAGCTGAAGAGACTAGAGCCTGTGAGGATGAGAAGGAACTAAAATACCTACGGTGAGAATAATCACTTCCACTGTTAGAAAACAAGGTACAAAGGATGGTAaagaggtcctaatatgtaccatttagataTGTACTTGTGAGGTACctatatgtacctttgaggtactgatTTGCACTCTTTATGTACCTTTTGAAGGGGTACAAATTTTTTGAGAATCTGTTTCGTTATACAGTAGCACCTGATAATATTTTTGTGCAACAACACTGCCACTATGTTGAAATTGTGGATGGCTTATTGATATCAACCTACTGATTTGCAGCACAATGGAGCCTCACTGCTTCGATGAGTCATTGTTACCCAGGGAAAGTTGTAAAATGCCACCCTTCCTTGCCAATGGGTTTGTTCTGGTAATCAATGCTTGCATAAAACAATCTCCCCTCAAATGTGATTGAATTTATATTTGTTATGTGTTGTCATGCCACTGTCTTCCTACAATTCTAGTACCCCAAAGATGAATATCCAGCGGGCAGTAAGATTGAATACACTTGCAGTGAGGGCTACCATTTGATTGGAAACCCAATCGAAGAATGTCAAGAAAATCTAAAATGGACAAAGAATTCAAAAGAGTGCCAGAGTAAGAGCTTCTTTATTTTGATGGTGTGCTTAAACAATGAGCTTTCTTtagaaggttttttttttataacataagtgtttcattttaaatatatccTTTTAATACATTTGACTTGCTTTCTGGTGACAGGAACAGTATGTGATCCACCTCAGCTTTCTCCAGATGTCACCGGACAACCATGGAAGCTTAACTACATAATTGGTGAGGCTATCGTGTTGTCATGCCCAGAAGGGAAAGAAAAGGAAGGTCCTGCTGAGATTCAGTGTAATGCTGGACTTGCCTGGTCGCCTCAACCGAAAAACACCAGATGTATCCTAGGTACGAAACAAAATCTGGAAACAGCTGTTTTGTGAAGTACTTTATGATCTTGTAAAGTTAAGTGTTAAAACATTACTTAGCTATGGGACGACCCTTATGAGGCCCATATAGaattaaaaagaaagaaattataATATGTGACATCTTCCTTCCTAGTGTCTACGAAGCCAACCCCAGTGGCAATGCAATGCCAGCCATGGGAGAACCTAGCAAAGGACAAATGTGTCTGCAAAATACCCCACGAGTGCAAGTATGATGCTAAACCACACAGTCAACTCAGAATcgttttaaaggaatagttcaccctaaaatataaattagcCCATATTTTACTCGCCCTTTCAAAATATGGGCTACTTTACATTTTTGGGAGAATTATTCATTTAACTTGTACCAATAACAATTGCGTTTCAATGCATGtaaatattataattattaagaAATTTCAAAGGTAAACAGGCCTAGTGCAGAGACACTCTGCATAACCAGCCATCCATTTGCAAAGacacacacatatttttaatttgggGTGTTTTTGCAGGTCTTCTTTGGACGTATGTGCCACAAATGTGAAACGCAGTCAGACACAGACACTGAGCGTGTGTAAGATACAAGCTATGCTCTGTCTGGGACACCAGTACACTCTTGCTGAAGACAGCGCCTGCCAGTGGCCAAAACGGTCATCTACTGACTGCCCACATTGCACACCATGGGAGAATTGTGATGGTGGGTGATTGCacagttaaataaaaaatattaataattgtaCACATTATTGTTACACACATAAAGGGGAGGTTacctggacagggcttatcctagtcccagactaaaatgcacgtttgagctgccttcatataaaaacataaaactatggcctaaggcctagtcctgtattaacctaaaccctgtccgggaatcCGACCCTTTGTATTTTACTTAGTTTAGTCTATTCAAGAATGTAACGCTGTACAACTGTGGTTTTAGTGCAAACAAACACTTGTCGCTGTAAGACGGTTGAGGAATGCTCATCCT
This window encodes:
- the c7a gene encoding complement component C7, yielding MKRVLLHGVFLLFLLSLIHAALVRNSRSVPEPVHCQWGPYGSWSDCDGCSKTQTQVRSIAVYPQFNGRPCTGSPYRTQACFSSKACPLEEGCGKRFRCQSGKCISPSLVCNGDQDCEEDGLDEKQSCIGTKICSLQKPPPNVELTGQGFDAVSRQPRGTVINTKSFGGLCRKTFSGDHSTIYRIPQSVLRYTFEVTAKNDFSDESFESSWHYFHHIEKHSKTTGTDYGHDDYTFHDELLQTQSKRLVIVKSDVEVAQFQNQAPEYLPLSEEFWKALLSLPVAYNYAAYRNVLERFGTHYISEGTLGGQLNVYLAMSEDLINKIKTEKRDYQHCVVTTHSILFFIRWSTTNCQDDSYERNYHFYEKIPKSVKRTDVIGGHPGHIAKLLMLNESTPKENGRAFSQWTGSVKDQPTVIKQKLRPLHELVKEVSCAGVKKHHLKRAIETYLSEKHPCQCRECQNNGLRVILDDVCKCVCKPGTEGKACEIGTPLDEQPGVIHGDWACWSSWSTCSDGQKSRTRSCSRPIPRGGKDCIGKAEETRACEDEKELKYLRTMEPHCFDESLLPRESCKMPPFLANGFVLYPKDEYPAGSKIEYTCSEGYHLIGNPIEECQENLKWTKNSKECQRTVCDPPQLSPDVTGQPWKLNYIIGEAIVLSCPEGKEKEGPAEIQCNAGLAWSPQPKNTRCILVSTKPTPVAMQCQPWENLAKDKCVCKIPHECKSSLDVCATNVKRSQTQTLSVCKIQAMLCLGHQYTLAEDSACQWPKRSSTDCPHCTPWENCDVQTNTCRCKTVEECSSLDAWIHVCAQLEESSAPVTMTECEAGVRKCRGETIHIVSLQPCQS